One Rhipicephalus microplus isolate Deutch F79 chromosome 4, USDA_Rmic, whole genome shotgun sequence genomic window carries:
- the LOC119171692 gene encoding acetylcholinesterase-like, whose translation MSVLLAIIIASLFVMNEPLSSAYKLMKHDPMVKTQSGLIRGFKEDVFGLPIDVFLGIPFAEPPVGSLRFMRPVPVKPWHREYKAMFLPPSCIQPSVYFNQIINITGDERSEDCLYLNIWAPARETKEQRKAVMVFFHGGAFFFGSTNWHFYDGSRLAALGDVLVVSVNYRLGPFGFMTARNSPVSMGNQGLHDQHLAMLWVKQNIRYFGGDDDLITLFGQSAGSISIGYHLVSPSSKGLFKRAIMQSGSPYWTIGKMENEDSFTKAAVKLNCVDRGVEEVTDFDSVLGCLQNKNATDILNALESRNGRVRLTYHPDHGDDLIPEDVPKAIRSGFTNDVDLLIGAVKDEGSVFIEYYMSPVLDFMDWSKIQKGTMEVYFMLLFRFLHEKNVNQIRNFYLESATEDPSSFLKNSSNAMGDFAFLCPLMYFAEDYARRNNSVYFYEFAHRPSYSWNAPWAGVAHFEEIPFVFGFTLDNDLFNITQEERALTLFMMYMWTHFAKTGQVPPINGKTWPEFSASNPSYAELNLPESEIKSPVSDHRCEFWRSRFCGQYKTTTAR comes from the exons ATGTCGGTACTTCTCGCTATAATCATTGCGTCACTGTTTGTCATGAATGAGCCCTTGTCGTCAGCTTACAAGCTTATGAAGCATGATCCCATGGTGAAGACTCAGTCGGGTCTCATTCGCGGCTTCAAGGAGGACGTATTCGGCCTGCCCATCGACGTCTTCCTCGGAATCCCGTTCGCCGAGCCACCTGTCGGAAGTCTACGCTTCATGCGTCCAGTGCCCGTAAAACCATGGCACCGAGAGTACAAGGCCATGTTTTTGCCACCCTCGTGCATTCAGCCTTCGGTATACTTCAACCAGATCATCAACATAACGGGCGACGAGCGCAGCGAAGACTGCCTGTACCTCAACATATGGGCGCCGGCACGCGAGACGAAAGAGCAGCGTAAGGCCGTCATGGTTTTCTTTCACGGAGGAGCGTTCTTCTTCGGCAGCACCAACTGGCACTTCTACGACGGTTCCAGGCTCGCCGCCCTGGGCGACGTGCTTGTCGTGAGCGTAAACTACAGACTCGGGCCGTTCGGCTTCATGACCGCCAGGAACTCTCCCGTGTCTATGGGAAACCAGGGACTTCACGACCAGCATCTCGCCATGCTTTGGGTAAAGCAGAACATCCGTTATTTCGGCGGAGACGACGACTTGATCACGTTGTTCGGCCAGAGCGCGGGTTCTATATCCATCGGCTATCACCTCGTCTCGCCGTCCAGTAAGGGTCTCTTCAAGAGAGCCATCATGCAGAGCGGCAGCCCTTACTGGACTATAGGTAAGATGGAGAACGAGGACAGCTTCACGAAAGCGGCCGTTAAACTCAACTGTGTCGATCGTGGCGTGGAAGAAGTGACGGACTTTGATTCCGTCTTGGGTTGCCTGCAAAATAAAAACGCCACGGACATTCTCAACGCTCTCGAATCGAGAAACGGCCGCGTACGGCTGACTTACCACCCCGACCATGGTGATGACCTCATCCCAGAAGACGTGCCGAAGGCCATAAGAAGTGGCTTCACTAATGACGTCGATCTGCTAATCGGGGCCGTTAAGGACGAAGGAAGCGTCTTCATAGAGTACTACATGTCGCCTGTGTTGGACTTCATGGACTGGTCCAAGATCCAGAAGGGAACCATGGAAGTGTACTTTATGCTGCTGTTTAGGTTCCTGCACGAGAAGAACGTTAACCAAATACGAAATTTCTACCTAGAATCGGCTACCGAAGATCCCAGCAGCTTCTTGAAAAACTCTTCCAACGCGATGGGTGACTTCGCCTTTCTCTGTCCACTGATGTACTTCGCCGAAGACTACGCCAGGAGGAACAACAGCGTCTACTTTTACGAGTTCGCCCACCGGCCCAGCTATTCCTGGAACGCGCCGTGGGCGGGAGTGGCCCATTTCGAGGAAATACCGTTTGTGTTTGGCTTCACCTTGGATAACGACCTTTTCAACATCACGCAAGAGGAACGAGCGCTTACACTTTTCATGATGTACATGTGGACGCATTTCGCGAAAACTGG ACAAGTGCCTCCGATCAACGGCAAAACGTGGCCAGAGTTCAGCGCTTCCAACCCCAGCTACGCTGAGCTGAACCTTCCGGAATCCGAGATCAAGTCGCCCGTCTCTGACCACCGCTGCGAGTTCTGGCGGTCACGGTTCTGCGGCCAGTACAAGACAACGACAGCGCGCTGA